From a single Okeanomitos corallinicola TIOX110 genomic region:
- a CDS encoding CheR family methyltransferase encodes MNSPRSTKKTQVNKSTNPKSPEQQSKEPELFPIVGIGASAGGLEAFTQLLSHLPTDTGMGFVLIQHLSPTQKSMLSEILSRTTQIPVTEVQEGMVVQPNHIYIIPPGKTMTLTQGVLKLKPREKSHGQLMTIDSFLISLAEDLGNKAIGVVLSGGDGDGTRGLESIKAEGGITFAQAEEPGMVSTMPNTAIASGYVDFILTPAQIAEKLVNISTHPYINDSKTVKPVEVIREETDALLKIFQILKTATGVDFTHYKQNTLKRRIQRRMMLYRLDQPEDYLNYLQNHPTEVTALYQDVLITVTSFFRDKEAFETLKTKVFPTIAKDRQSDSPFRIWVAGCSSGEEAYSIAICLLEFLSTKGMNIPIQIFATDINEVAIEKARAGIYKPNQVADISPERLKRFFVQVDGGYQISKLVRELCVFARQNLIGDPPFSRMDLITCRNVLIYLGAVVQKKVVPIFHYGLKSTGFLMLGTSETVGEFTDLFTLVDKKYKIYARKIAPTRLAIDLIASNYPVETAKSQIIENDASWHEVEIQKEADRIVLNQFAPVGVIINSDLDILQFRGQTASYLQPAPGKPSFNLLKMAREELRLDLRSLIHQAKKQKMPVKQEGIQIQEEKQTRLVKIDVIPFQPAGTGEEFFLILFADTYSLLSCSLPVTGKIISEGEQKNSYEQEILILQQELKSTKDYLQSIIEEQQASNQDLRAANEEILSSNEELQSTNEELETAKEEIQATNEELNTINDELQRRNIESNQVSNDLQNLLSSINIAILMLGGDLQIRRFTPVAASIFNLIPSDVGRPFSDIKHRLNISDLEVEILEVISTLNLKTLEVQDQDGHWYDLRIRPYRTIDNKIDGAVVVLVDIDAIKRSAEQLRASRDYAETIVDTVRQSLVVLDVDLRVITANQFFYDTFQVLPEETENRLVYEIGNGQWNIPQLRSLLEHILPEQTYFENVEVEHNFEQIGQKTMHLNARKMPQIDDEQLILLAIEDITQQKQLEAERIQLLEQEKSARTEAETANRAKDEFLSILSHELRNPLNSLLGWTQLLQKQKLDENQSLQALESIKRAAHAQNLLIGDLLDVSRISSGRMYLDVQPIQLVPIISAAIEVVSLSAEAKNIQLQSRLDPTPTTLLGDPIRLEQVFWNLLSNSVKFTPAGGRIDVTLNYTDSQAEIQVTDTGVGISADFLPYVFEQFRQGNSSTRKSNSGLGLGLAIVRHLVELHGGTVEAFSSGQDEGTTFTVRLPLQTNLEESDIAPEPVSSPTNSPSLTGVRVLIVDDEPDLRELFKIVLEDLGVEVTQATSAQEAMSILKANPGSYDVLLSDIGLPGEDGYELIRQVRMLSAEEGGQIPAAALTGYTGDTEQAESLAAGFQLHMNKPIEPDQLVNAVAALVGRSNHR; translated from the coding sequence ATGAATTCTCCGCGATCTACCAAGAAAACTCAAGTTAATAAATCTACAAATCCAAAATCCCCAGAACAACAAAGTAAAGAGCCAGAATTATTTCCAATTGTCGGCATAGGGGCTTCTGCGGGGGGATTAGAGGCATTTACACAACTATTGAGCCATTTACCCACAGATACAGGTATGGGATTTGTGCTGATTCAGCATTTGAGTCCTACTCAAAAAAGTATGTTGTCAGAGATTCTTTCCCGGACGACCCAAATACCTGTAACTGAAGTACAGGAAGGAATGGTTGTACAACCGAATCATATTTATATCATTCCCCCTGGTAAAACAATGACTCTTACTCAAGGGGTACTGAAACTCAAACCCCGTGAGAAAAGCCATGGCCAACTAATGACCATTGACAGTTTCTTGATTTCCTTAGCTGAGGATTTGGGTAATAAAGCCATTGGCGTGGTGTTGTCAGGAGGTGATGGAGACGGTACAAGGGGCTTAGAAAGCATCAAAGCAGAAGGGGGTATTACCTTTGCTCAAGCCGAAGAACCAGGAATGGTGAGTACAATGCCTAACACGGCCATAGCTTCTGGTTATGTAGACTTTATCCTCACTCCTGCACAAATCGCCGAAAAGCTGGTAAATATTAGCACTCATCCCTACATTAATGACTCAAAAACAGTTAAACCAGTTGAAGTTATCCGAGAAGAAACAGATGCGCTATTAAAGATTTTCCAGATTTTAAAGACGGCTACTGGTGTTGATTTTACCCATTACAAGCAAAATACCCTGAAGCGACGCATTCAACGGCGGATGATGTTGTATAGATTGGATCAGCCGGAAGATTACCTTAATTATCTCCAAAATCATCCGACTGAAGTCACCGCCTTATATCAAGATGTCTTAATTACGGTGACAAGTTTTTTCCGAGATAAAGAAGCTTTTGAAACTTTAAAAACGAAAGTATTTCCTACCATTGCCAAAGATCGTCAGTCAGATTCACCTTTCCGTATTTGGGTGGCGGGATGTTCAAGTGGTGAAGAAGCTTATTCTATTGCAATTTGCTTACTGGAATTTTTAAGCACCAAGGGAATGAATATCCCGATCCAAATTTTTGCTACAGATATTAATGAAGTAGCGATAGAAAAAGCTAGAGCAGGCATTTACAAGCCTAACCAAGTAGCAGATATTTCTCCAGAAAGATTAAAACGCTTTTTTGTGCAAGTGGATGGTGGCTACCAAATTAGTAAATTAGTCAGAGAACTGTGTGTTTTTGCTAGACAAAATCTAATTGGTGATCCGCCTTTTTCCCGCATGGATTTAATTACTTGTCGCAATGTTCTTATTTATTTGGGTGCTGTTGTCCAAAAAAAGGTCGTGCCGATTTTTCATTATGGTCTTAAATCTACAGGCTTTTTGATGTTGGGTACATCGGAAACAGTGGGCGAATTTACTGATTTATTTACTCTGGTAGATAAAAAGTATAAAATATATGCTCGAAAAATCGCACCTACCCGATTAGCTATTGATTTAATTGCTAGTAACTATCCAGTAGAAACGGCAAAATCTCAAATAATAGAAAATGACGCTTCTTGGCATGAGGTAGAAATACAAAAAGAGGCTGACAGAATTGTGTTAAACCAATTCGCACCTGTGGGTGTAATTATTAACAGTGATTTGGATATTTTGCAGTTTCGGGGACAGACAGCTTCTTATTTACAACCAGCACCGGGAAAACCCAGTTTTAATTTGCTAAAAATGGCAAGAGAAGAATTACGGCTAGATTTACGTAGTTTAATTCATCAAGCTAAAAAGCAAAAAATGCCAGTCAAACAGGAAGGGATACAAATCCAAGAAGAAAAGCAAACTAGGCTAGTAAAAATTGATGTAATTCCCTTTCAACCTGCTGGTACAGGAGAAGAATTCTTTTTGATTTTATTTGCAGATACATACTCGTTACTCAGTTGTTCATTGCCAGTAACTGGCAAGATTATATCTGAAGGGGAGCAAAAAAATAGTTATGAGCAGGAAATTTTGATTCTGCAACAGGAACTAAAATCTACCAAAGATTATCTACAATCAATTATTGAAGAACAGCAAGCCAGTAATCAAGATTTGCGAGCAGCTAATGAGGAAATTCTCTCTAGTAATGAAGAATTACAAAGTACCAATGAAGAATTAGAAACAGCCAAGGAAGAAATTCAGGCAACTAACGAAGAACTTAATACTATTAATGATGAATTACAACGGCGAAATATTGAATCAAATCAGGTTAGTAATGATTTACAAAATCTCCTGAGTAGTATTAATATCGCTATTCTTATGTTAGGCGGAGATTTACAAATTCGCCGTTTTACTCCCGTAGCTGCGTCAATTTTTAACTTAATTCCTTCTGATGTAGGACGACCATTTAGTGATATTAAACATCGGTTAAATATTTCTGATTTAGAAGTAGAAATTTTAGAGGTTATTAGCACCCTGAATTTGAAAACTTTGGAAGTGCAAGATCAAGATGGTCATTGGTATGATTTACGGATTAGACCCTATCGAACGATAGATAATAAAATTGATGGTGCTGTAGTAGTTTTGGTAGATATTGATGCTATCAAACGTAGTGCTGAACAACTGAGAGCATCCCGTGATTATGCAGAAACAATAGTAGATACTGTACGCCAATCTTTAGTAGTGCTAGATGTAGATTTACGGGTAATTACAGCCAATCAATTTTTCTACGATACATTCCAAGTATTGCCCGAAGAAACAGAAAATCGTTTGGTTTATGAAATTGGCAATGGCCAGTGGAATATTCCTCAATTGCGATCGCTCTTAGAACATATTCTCCCTGAACAAACCTATTTTGAAAATGTGGAAGTTGAGCATAATTTTGAGCAAATTGGCCAAAAAACCATGCACCTTAATGCTCGAAAAATGCCGCAAATAGATGATGAACAGCTAATTCTCCTCGCAATTGAAGACATCACCCAACAGAAACAATTAGAAGCAGAACGGATTCAACTGCTAGAACAAGAAAAGTCAGCTAGAACAGAAGCGGAAACAGCTAACCGTGCTAAGGATGAGTTTTTATCTATCCTTTCTCACGAGTTGCGAAATCCTCTTAATTCTCTGTTGGGGTGGACACAATTACTACAGAAACAAAAACTTGATGAAAATCAATCTCTTCAGGCATTAGAATCTATTAAGCGTGCTGCTCATGCTCAAAACCTGCTAATTGGGGACTTATTGGATGTTTCTCGCATTAGCTCCGGTAGAATGTATCTGGATGTTCAACCTATTCAACTTGTACCCATAATTTCCGCAGCCATAGAGGTTGTCAGTTTATCCGCAGAGGCTAAAAATATTCAACTGCAATCGAGATTAGATCCTACACCTACAACCTTACTAGGAGATCCAATTCGTTTAGAACAGGTATTCTGGAATTTACTTTCTAATTCTGTGAAATTTACCCCTGCGGGGGGAAGAATTGATGTCACTCTCAATTACACAGATTCTCAGGCAGAAATTCAAGTTACAGATACTGGAGTAGGTATTAGCGCTGATTTCCTCCCTTATGTATTTGAGCAATTCCGTCAAGGCAATAGTAGTACACGCAAATCAAATTCAGGCTTAGGATTAGGACTGGCAATAGTACGCCATTTGGTAGAACTCCACGGTGGTACTGTGGAAGCATTCAGTTCAGGGCAAGATGAAGGTACAACTTTTACTGTCAGGCTACCTCTGCAAACTAACCTAGAAGAAAGTGATATAGCTCCAGAACCTGTTTCTTCCCCCACTAATTCCCCATCGTTGACTGGTGTGCGGGTACTAATTGTGGATGATGAACCAGATTTACGTGAATTATTTAAAATCGTTTTGGAAGACTTGGGAGTTGAAGTCACACAGGCCACATCAGCACAAGAGGCAATGTCAATACTTAAAGCTAATCCTGGTAGTTATGATGTACTTCTATCTGATATTGGTTTGCCAGGAGAAGATGGTTATGAGTTAATTCGTCAGGTGAGGATGCTAAGTGCTGAAGAGGGTGGACAAATTCCTGCGGCTGCACTGACTGGTTATACAGGAGATACAGAACAAGCAGAGTCTTTAGCAGCAGGATTCCAATTGCATATGAATAAACCTATTGAACCTGATCAATTGGTAAATGCAGTTGCTGCTTTGGTGGGAAGAAGTAATCATAGGTGA
- a CDS encoding type ISP restriction/modification enzyme, which yields MSDFNNYIQDLQINIEHGGERSHYPSLKRLIEGLMMGINARIEDKGNQEGIPDFTIRKNDRILGYIEAKDINIDLSKIAKTEQIKRYLESNIGYNLILTNYLEFRWYVDGECQKIAKLANLKNDEITIVDDLQPITELLQLFLDQKAKDINNYYDLAREMAAYTKTIKNAIELALEIEANSAELYQLKETFKTILILDTDNQSFADMYAQTLAYGLFTAKVGHAQNPGSFNFDRRHASIYISDRIPFLKGLFDIVIATDSVSKIHKSIENLVELLNTVDMTNILETFGRETRTEDPVIHFYETFLAAYQSSLRKSRGVYYTPEPVVNFIVRSVNDILDQVFDLQHGLGNRKVTILDPATGTGTFLYAVIKQIRDYMTKYGIDRWNSFLRDINLLNRLFGFELLMTPYTIAHLKLGLLLGDLRYQFAPEERLKIYLTNALEEGINQEEIIPGITEIIAEESSQAGKVKTEVPVMVVLGNPPYSVSSQNASKRKKTVNQDTKYLADIKFDGATWQKIYKTGKAGKTITELTHIGELLELYKGRVRLEDEKNIQPLDDDYIKFIRFAQYQIQKTPTGYGIIGFITNHSYLNGLIHRGMREELLKFFDTLYIMDLHGNSLLKETTPDGNVDQNVFDIQQGVAILIAVREKSAHDYFSNAYKSRDGVKEMAKVWYYDLWGNREEKYKFLDSASLDNVDWIELQPSAPNYFFAPKNFDLATEYNQGWSVTDIFPVNSTGVKTHRDHFVMDFDLNILHQRIQDFRDLSISNEQILINYQIKETSDWKIKSKRQLLAIDKNWQNYFTTCLYRPFDWKHYYHNSNLVNRPRQEVMRYVLNKENLCLITARGIEIPRVYDQIFCSDQIISNHTLSIKEINYLFPLYIYPDTENKQTNLFIEKTPNLSPQFLETIKNKLGKTPTPEQIFYYAYAIFHSPTYRSRYAEFLKIDFPRLPLTNNQELFNSLTTKGEELVNLHLMKSSKLNHPITTYQEIADNQITEVTYNSELQRVYINKQNYFTDIPQHIWEFKIGGYQVLDKWLKDRKNAKRTLSEDEITHYQKIVIALTETLEIMIEIDNLIPEFPIK from the coding sequence ATGTCTGATTTTAATAACTATATTCAAGATTTACAAATTAACATTGAACATGGTGGAGAACGGAGTCATTACCCTAGTTTAAAACGTCTGATTGAAGGGTTAATGATGGGAATTAATGCCAGAATTGAGGATAAAGGTAATCAAGAAGGTATTCCAGATTTTACAATTAGGAAAAATGACAGAATTTTAGGATATATAGAAGCTAAAGATATTAATATTGATTTAAGTAAAATTGCCAAAACCGAACAAATAAAACGTTATTTAGAATCTAATATTGGTTACAATTTGATTTTAACTAATTATCTAGAATTTCGGTGGTATGTAGATGGGGAATGTCAGAAAATTGCTAAATTAGCTAATTTGAAGAATGATGAAATTACCATAGTTGATGATTTACAACCTATCACGGAATTACTGCAATTATTTTTAGATCAAAAAGCTAAAGATATTAATAACTATTATGATTTAGCTAGGGAAATGGCAGCTTATACAAAAACTATTAAAAATGCGATTGAATTAGCTTTAGAAATAGAAGCAAATTCAGCAGAATTATATCAATTAAAAGAAACTTTTAAAACTATATTAATTCTCGATACAGATAATCAGAGTTTTGCTGATATGTATGCTCAAACTCTTGCTTATGGTTTATTTACAGCAAAGGTTGGCCATGCACAAAATCCGGGAAGTTTTAATTTTGATCGTCGCCATGCTAGTATTTATATTAGTGATAGAATCCCGTTTTTAAAAGGTTTATTTGATATAGTTATTGCTACTGATAGTGTGAGTAAAATTCATAAATCAATTGAGAATTTAGTGGAGTTACTAAATACAGTTGATATGACAAATATTTTAGAAACCTTTGGGAGAGAAACCCGTACAGAAGATCCGGTAATTCATTTTTATGAAACCTTTTTAGCTGCTTATCAATCTTCATTAAGAAAAAGTCGCGGAGTTTATTACACTCCTGAACCTGTAGTTAATTTTATTGTTCGTTCTGTTAATGATATTTTAGATCAAGTTTTTGATTTACAACATGGTTTAGGAAATCGGAAAGTGACAATTCTTGACCCTGCAACGGGTACAGGAACATTTTTATATGCGGTTATTAAACAAATTCGTGATTATATGACTAAATATGGGATTGATAGATGGAATAGTTTTTTAAGAGATATCAATTTACTCAACCGTTTATTTGGGTTTGAATTATTGATGACTCCCTATACTATTGCACATTTAAAGTTAGGTTTATTATTAGGCGATTTACGTTATCAATTTGCACCGGAAGAAAGATTAAAAATCTATTTAACTAATGCTTTGGAAGAAGGAATAAACCAAGAAGAAATTATTCCTGGAATTACGGAAATTATTGCGGAAGAATCTAGTCAAGCAGGAAAAGTAAAAACCGAAGTTCCGGTAATGGTGGTGTTAGGAAATCCTCCTTATTCTGTCAGTTCCCAAAATGCGAGTAAACGTAAAAAGACGGTTAACCAAGATACTAAATATTTAGCAGATATTAAATTTGATGGTGCAACTTGGCAGAAAATTTATAAAACTGGGAAAGCGGGGAAAACAATTACAGAATTAACCCATATTGGAGAACTTTTAGAATTATATAAAGGTAGAGTTAGGTTAGAAGATGAGAAAAATATTCAACCTTTGGATGATGATTATATTAAATTTATTCGGTTTGCTCAATATCAAATTCAAAAAACACCAACAGGTTATGGTATTATTGGTTTTATTACTAATCATTCCTATCTGAATGGTTTGATTCATCGAGGGATGAGGGAAGAGTTATTAAAGTTTTTTGATACTTTGTATATCATGGATTTACATGGTAATTCTTTGTTGAAAGAAACTACACCGGATGGAAATGTTGATCAAAATGTTTTTGATATTCAGCAAGGGGTAGCGATTTTAATTGCTGTCCGGGAAAAAAGCGCACATGATTATTTTTCTAATGCTTATAAATCCAGAGATGGTGTTAAGGAAATGGCTAAGGTGTGGTATTATGATCTCTGGGGAAATCGTGAGGAAAAGTATAAGTTTCTCGATTCTGCAAGTTTAGATAATGTTGATTGGATTGAGTTACAACCATCTGCACCTAATTATTTTTTTGCACCTAAAAACTTTGATTTAGCTACAGAATATAATCAAGGATGGAGTGTTACAGATATTTTTCCTGTAAATTCAACAGGAGTAAAAACTCATCGAGATCATTTTGTAATGGACTTTGATTTAAACATACTTCATCAGCGAATACAAGATTTTAGAGATTTAAGTATTTCAAATGAGCAAATATTAATTAATTATCAAATTAAAGAAACTTCAGATTGGAAAATTAAGTCTAAAAGACAATTATTAGCTATTGATAAAAATTGGCAAAATTATTTCACAACTTGTTTATACCGTCCTTTTGATTGGAAACACTATTATCATAACAGCAATTTAGTTAATCGTCCTAGACAAGAAGTTATGCGTTATGTGCTTAACAAAGAAAATTTATGTTTAATTACAGCTAGAGGAATTGAAATACCTAGAGTTTATGATCAGATTTTTTGTTCTGATCAAATTATATCAAACCACACTTTATCTATTAAAGAAATTAACTATTTATTTCCTCTCTATATTTACCCTGATACAGAAAATAAACAAACTAATCTTTTTATAGAAAAAACCCCTAACCTATCACCCCAGTTTTTAGAAACCATCAAAAACAAACTTGGTAAAACACCAACACCGGAACAAATATTTTATTATGCTTATGCTATTTTTCACAGTCCAACCTATCGCAGTAGATACGCAGAGTTTTTAAAAATAGATTTTCCTCGTCTTCCTTTAACAAATAATCAAGAATTATTTAACTCCCTCACCACCAAAGGAGAAGAATTAGTAAACCTGCATTTAATGAAATCATCAAAACTCAATCATCCAATAACCACCTATCAGGAAATTGCAGATAACCAAATTACTGAAGTTACCTATAACTCAGAACTACAAAGAGTATATATCAACAAACAAAATTACTTTACCGATATTCCCCAACACATCTGGGAATTTAAAATTGGTGGATATCAAGTATTAGATAAATGGTTAAAAGACCGAAAAAATGCCAAACGCACATTATCAGAGGATGAAATTACCCATTATCAAAAAATAGTCATTGCATTAACGGAAACCTTAGAAATAATGATAGAAATTGATAACTTAATTCCTGAATTCCCCATCAAATAA
- the psbA gene encoding photosystem II q(b) protein translates to MTTTIQQRQSANVWDRFCEFITSTENRVYIGWFGVLMIPTLLAATTCFIIAFIAAPPVDIDGIREPVAGSLIYGNNIISGAVVPSSNAIGLHFYPIWEAASLDEWLYNGGPYQLVVFHFLIGVACYLGREWELSYRLGMRPWICVAFSAPVAAATAVFLVYPIGQGSFSDGMPLGISGTFNFMIVFQAEHNILMHPFHMLGVAGVFGGSLFSAMHGSLVTSSLVRETTETESQNYGYKFGQEEETYNIVAAHGYFGRLIFQYASFNNSRSLHFFLAAWPVVGIWFTALGVSTMAFNLNGFNFNQSIIDSQGRVIGTWADVINRANLGMEVMHERNAHNFPLDLAAGEVAPVALTAPAING, encoded by the coding sequence ATGACCACAACCATTCAACAGCGCCAAAGCGCAAACGTATGGGATCGCTTTTGTGAGTTCATCACAAGCACCGAAAACCGTGTATACATCGGCTGGTTCGGCGTACTCATGATCCCTACCCTGTTAGCAGCAACCACCTGCTTCATCATCGCCTTCATAGCTGCGCCTCCCGTTGACATTGACGGTATCCGTGAGCCAGTTGCAGGTTCTTTAATCTACGGAAACAACATCATCTCTGGTGCAGTTGTTCCTTCCTCCAACGCTATTGGTTTGCACTTCTACCCTATCTGGGAAGCAGCTTCCTTAGATGAGTGGTTGTACAACGGTGGTCCTTACCAGTTGGTAGTATTCCACTTCTTAATCGGTGTAGCTTGCTACTTAGGTCGTGAATGGGAACTTTCTTACCGCTTAGGTATGCGTCCTTGGATCTGTGTTGCATTCTCCGCTCCTGTAGCAGCAGCAACCGCAGTATTCTTGGTATACCCCATCGGTCAAGGTTCATTCTCCGACGGTATGCCTTTAGGTATCTCCGGTACATTTAACTTCATGATCGTGTTCCAAGCAGAACACAACATCTTGATGCACCCCTTCCATATGTTAGGTGTAGCTGGTGTATTCGGTGGTTCTTTGTTCTCTGCAATGCACGGTTCTTTGGTAACATCTTCCTTGGTTCGTGAAACAACCGAAACCGAATCTCAAAACTACGGTTACAAGTTCGGTCAAGAAGAAGAAACCTACAACATTGTTGCAGCACATGGTTACTTCGGTCGCTTGATTTTCCAATACGCTTCCTTCAACAACAGCCGTTCCTTACACTTCTTCTTGGCTGCATGGCCAGTAGTTGGTATCTGGTTCACTGCTTTAGGTGTAAGCACCATGGCGTTCAACTTGAACGGTTTCAACTTCAACCAATCAATCATTGATTCTCAAGGTCGTGTCATCGGTACTTGGGCAGATGTAATCAACCGCGCTAACTTAGGTATGGAAGTAATGCACGAGCGTAACGCTCACAACTTCCCCTTGGATTTAGCTGCTGGTGAAGTTGCTCCTGTTGCTTTAACCGCTCCTGCAATCAACGGTTAA
- a CDS encoding metal-binding protein has product MPSGQTHDRITIWSVPVISGITLISTHSSNMTLLIAGGFMFGGLMFGPDLDIYSRQFQRWGFLRWIWLPYQKSLRHRSFLSHGPIIGTTLRVVYLSTFLAVVGILILVIFAKLGNVALNWGEVWGSVGRTISVYYREFLALFLGCELGAMSHSLSDWTNSAYKRYQKQGVQGLLPNGKIKKPKVNSRGKRSSQSRTNKSRTK; this is encoded by the coding sequence ATGCCCTCTGGTCAAACCCATGATCGCATTACTATTTGGTCTGTACCTGTAATATCAGGTATAACTTTAATTTCCACTCATAGCAGCAATATGACATTGTTAATTGCGGGTGGGTTTATGTTTGGTGGGTTGATGTTTGGTCCTGACTTAGATATTTATTCCCGTCAGTTTCAACGTTGGGGATTTTTACGTTGGATTTGGCTACCTTATCAAAAAAGCTTACGTCATCGGTCTTTTTTGTCCCATGGGCCAATTATTGGCACAACATTAAGAGTGGTATATCTCAGTACATTCTTAGCAGTTGTAGGGATTTTAATTTTAGTTATTTTCGCTAAATTGGGTAACGTGGCTTTGAATTGGGGGGAAGTTTGGGGAAGCGTGGGGCGGACTATATCAGTATATTATAGAGAATTTTTAGCTTTGTTTTTAGGGTGTGAACTGGGTGCAATGAGTCATTCTCTGAGCGATTGGACTAACTCAGCATACAAACGCTATCAAAAGCAAGGTGTACAGGGATTGTTGCCAAATGGCAAAATAAAGAAACCTAAGGTTAATAGTCGTGGTAAACGTAGTTCTCAATCTAGAACTAATAAAAGCCGCACCAAGTAA
- the mazG gene encoding nucleoside triphosphate pyrophosphohydrolase, which produces MEINHNQTLTALQELIDVVAKLRSPEGGCPWDLAQTPESLTPYVIEEAYEVVDAIQTGDKKAIAEELGDLLLQVVLQAQIASENGDFSLQEIAEGISQKLIRRHPHVFGDVTVENVEEVRQNWETIKAAEKGETLETQKLSDKLSRYRRSLPPLNAAMKISQKAANFGFEWNNVDEVWGKFHEELEEFQQALAQETPERQESELGDLLFAIIQLARWHNLDPSVGLQGTSQRFIQRLQKMEDVIDRPLSDYSLEELDALWQQAKAKLAKD; this is translated from the coding sequence ATGGAAATAAATCACAATCAGACCTTAACAGCATTACAAGAATTAATTGATGTAGTGGCAAAATTGCGATCGCCTGAAGGTGGTTGTCCTTGGGATTTAGCACAAACACCCGAAAGCCTTACCCCTTATGTAATTGAAGAAGCTTATGAAGTAGTAGACGCAATTCAAACCGGGGATAAAAAAGCGATCGCTGAAGAACTAGGAGACTTATTATTACAAGTAGTTTTACAAGCGCAAATTGCCAGTGAAAACGGTGATTTTTCCCTGCAAGAAATAGCTGAAGGAATTTCGCAAAAATTGATCCGTCGTCATCCTCATGTTTTTGGTGATGTGACAGTAGAAAATGTAGAAGAAGTTCGTCAAAATTGGGAAACCATCAAAGCCGCAGAAAAAGGAGAAACCTTAGAAACACAAAAACTGAGTGATAAACTTAGTCGTTATCGGCGTAGTTTACCACCATTAAACGCAGCCATGAAAATATCTCAAAAAGCTGCTAATTTTGGGTTTGAGTGGAATAATGTAGATGAAGTTTGGGGCAAGTTCCACGAAGAATTAGAAGAATTTCAACAAGCATTAGCTCAGGAAACACCAGAGAGACAAGAATCAGAATTAGGTGATTTACTATTTGCAATTATTCAATTAGCTAGATGGCATAATCTTGATCCGAGTGTAGGTTTACAAGGTACAAGTCAGCGATTTATTCAACGATTGCAAAAAATGGAAGATGTGATTGATCGTCCACTGAGTGATTATAGTTTGGAAGAATTAGATGCACTTTGGCAACAAGCCAAGGCTAAACTTGCGAAAGATTAA
- a CDS encoding DUF29 domain-containing protein, whose amino-acid sequence MTTKTLTSIQPNLYEEDYYLWIETTLKQLQNQDIENLDWEHLAEEIEALGIEQRRKVESYLKQLLIHLLLYCYWESEREYCQRGWKNEIANFRDELEFSCRSKTLYNYFLGCLDAVYLKARKQAINKTGLPSETFPEKCPFTPEQILDGDYFPDICERR is encoded by the coding sequence ATGACCACAAAAACATTGACATCTATTCAACCTAACCTGTACGAAGAAGATTATTATTTGTGGATAGAAACTACTCTCAAACAATTACAAAATCAAGATATTGAAAATTTAGATTGGGAACATTTAGCTGAAGAGATAGAAGCTTTGGGGATTGAACAACGCAGAAAGGTGGAAAGTTATCTCAAACAGTTATTAATTCATCTTCTGCTGTATTGTTATTGGGAAAGTGAAAGAGAGTATTGTCAAAGAGGTTGGAAAAATGAGATTGCTAATTTTCGGGATGAGTTAGAGTTTTCTTGTCGTTCCAAAACTTTATATAATTATTTTTTGGGTTGTTTAGATGCTGTTTATCTCAAAGCTAGAAAACAAGCAATTAATAAAACGGGTTTACCAAGTGAGACTTTTCCTGAGAAATGTCCGTTTACTCCTGAACAAATTCTCGATGGTGATTATTTTCCTGATATTTGTGAACGCAGATAA